The genomic stretch CCCAGGCGCGTGCAGGTGTCCGGACCACGCGCTCCCCGTCTCGACTCGGCTGGTGTACCGGAACGGTATACCAACACGCGTCGGACGGCACTACGCTGGATGCCCGTGACCGAACCGACCGACGCAGCACCCGTGTCGCAGACGGCCCAGCTCTACGACAACCTCCGCGCCGCGATCCTGACGCTCGACATCGCGCCCGGGGAACGCATCTCGGAGCGCGGGCTCGAAGCGCGTTTCCACGCCTCGCGCACCCCCGTCCGTGCCGCCTTGTCGCGCCTGGAACGCGAGGGGCTCATCCTGCACGAGGGGCGTTCGTGGACGGTCACCCCGATCGACCTCGACGAGATCGCCTCGCTCGCCGAACTCCGCGGTGTCCTCGAACCCGCCGCCGCCCGGCTCGCCGTGGCCCGTGCGCAGCCGGAGGCGCTCGCCGAGGTCCGTGGGCACCTCGATGCCCTCCGTCCGACGCCGGACCAGCAGGCCGGCATCACGATGGGGTCGACGTTCCACCTGGACCTGGCAGCCCTCGGCGGCAACCGGTTCGTCACCGACGCGGTGGCCGACGCCCTGACCCGACTCGAGCGCACGCGGTGGATCGAGGTCCGCACGCCCGAGGCCCGCGACGCCGCGTGGCAGGAGCACAGCGACATCCTCGACGCCGTCCAGCAGGGCGACGCCGACCGTGCAGCGGAACTGGTCGCCGCCCACGTCGCGGGGACGAACGACCGGCTGCTGGGCTTCATCGCCCAGGAGCGGCGTCGGCTCCGCGGCGCGGGCATGGCGATCGTCGGCGCGCCGGAGCGGCTGGCCGCCGGCGCCTGACGGGCTGGCCGCCGGCGCCTGACGGGCTGGCCGCCGGCGCCTGACGGGCTGGCCGCCGGCGCCTGACGGGCTGGCCGCCGGCGCCTGACCGGCTGCTGGCGTGCGCTCGCTACTCGACGAGCGGACGCTCCTCCGTCCCGTCGAGCTGGGCGGTCACCCACGACAGGTGCGAGTCGTGGTCGTGGTCGAGGAGCGCGTCGCGCACCTCGGCCTCGTCGGTGGAGAGCCGGTACGCGTCCCTGCGTCCGGACGGAGTCGACTGTGACATCTGATCGTCCTTCCCACTGCTGGTGTGCAGGACCTGCCGACAGGGCAGGCCCTGCTGATCCGGCTGACCGATCGACCGGCCAGTCCCGGTTGGTCGGGCCAGTGTCGTCCTGCGCGCCCCGGTGCGCAAGACCCCGCCGTGGACCTGTGCAGAACCGACGCTGCCTAGGATGGTCGGCGTCGCCGGGCAGGCCGCCCGCGGCTCCGACCGCGACGGGAGGCACGGCGTGACCACGCAGGGCACCGCACCTCCCACGGTCTACGACGTCGCCTCGGCCGCGGGCGTCTCGATCGCGACCGTCTCCCGCGTCCTCCGTACGCCCGACGCCGTCCGCGAGGGCACCCGCGACCGCGTGCAGGCCGCGATCCGCTCCCTCGGCTACGTCCCGTCCGGCAACGCCCGCGCCCTGGCCGGACGACGGACCGGCGTGGTGGGGCTGCTGCTGCCGGGGTTCGACGTCGTGCCGGACGAGCGGCCGGACGTCGTCACCGACGGCGGCGTCCGCATCGTCGACGACCGTCGGCACGTGACGCAGCCGACGTCCTCGAACCTGTACTTCGACGAGGTCCTGCGGGGCGCCGAGACCGAGGCCTGGCAGCGCGGCCTGGCGCTCATGGTCGCGGCCGGACGTGGTCCGTCGCGGGACGTCATCGTCAACGACGTCGCCGGCCGGGTCGACGGGTTGGCGGTCCTGGCGCAGACCGTGCCGGACGAGCTGCTCGAACACGTCGCCCGCCGGATCCCGGTGGTGGTGCTCGCCGACGACCGGCGCTCGCGCGGCTTCGACTCGATCAGCGTCGACAACGCCGCGGGCATGCGGACCCTCGCCGCCCACGTCATCGGTCGGCTCGGCATCCGGTCGATCGCATACGTCGCCGGGCCCGTCGACTCCCCGGACGACCAGGAGCGCACCGCCGGGTTCAAGCGTGCGCTCGAGGACCACGGCCTGGCGTCGGCCGCGGTCCGGACCGTGCACGGCGACTTCGGCCGGGTCCGGGCGCGGGAGCTCGCCCGCACCCTGCTGGACGAGCGGGTGCCGCGGGCGATCGTCTGCTCGAACGACCAGTCGGCGCTCGGCGTGCTCGACGCGGTCCTGGCGCGCGGGCTCCGGGTGCCGGACGACGTCGTGGTGACGGGGTTCGACGGCATCGATGCCGGGCGGTACTCGGTGCCGCGGCTGACCACGGTGCACCAGCCGATGGGGGACCTCGGCCGCGCAGCCGTCCGGGCGATCGTCGACCGACTGGACCGCCGTGACGGTCCGCCGCGGGCCGTCCGGCTGCCCGTCGAGGTGCTCCTGCGCGAGAGCTGCCCGCCGTCGATCTGAGGCACCACGCGCCGGAACCGATGACTTGCGCCCGGCGATGTAAGCGCATACATTGCTCCTCGTACCCACTCGACACGGAGGTCGACCGAGCAATGACGCTTCCCCCACAGCGCACCCCGCGGCGCACTCCGCGGCGCACCCCGCGGCACGCCCGGCGCACGCGCCTCGCCGTTGCCCTCGCCGGCATCGCGGTCGTGGCCCTCGCGGCGTCCGGCTGCAGCATCCAGGTCCGGTCCCAACCGGACCCGAGCATCGGCAAGGACACGATGCTCATCAACGCGGACCACGGCAACCCGCTGTTCGACCGCAACTTCAACCCGTACATCACGAACGCCCGCACGGCCTCGAAGTGGATGTACGAGCCCCTCATCGAGGTGAACCCCCTCGACGGCAAGCGGAACCCGTGGCTCGCCAGCTCCTGGGCGCAGCCGGACGCCAAGACGATCGACATGACGATCCGCAGCGGCGTCGAGTGGTCGAACGGTGACCCGTTCACGGCGAAGGACGTCGTCTTCACGTTCGACCTACTGAAGAAGTTCCCCGCGATGGACGTCAAGGGCGCCTGGCAGCACATCGACACCATCGAGCAGCAGGGCGACCACGTCGTCTTCCACCTGAAGTCCGACGACGTCCCGAGCCTGACGATCATCGGCCAGACCTACATCCTCGGCGAGCAGCACTGGGGGAAGGTCAAGGACCCGACGACGTGGCGGGACCCGAACCCGGTCGGCACCGGCCCGTTCGTCCTCGGCAACTACACCGACCAGCAGTACTCGATGGACAAGAACCGTCGGTACTGGCAGGCGGACAAGATCGCGATCAAGCACCTCATCCTGCCGGCGACGAACACGCAGCTCGACACCGTCACGCGCGGCTACGACTGGTCGTACTCGTTCATCTCCGACGTCAAGGGCACCTGGGGCGCCGCGTCCCGCACCAACACGTGGTGGTTCCCGCCGGGGGGTGTGATCGGCCTCATCCCGAACCTGACGAAGGCGCCGTACGACGACGTCAACGTCCGCCGGGGCATCTCGCTCGCGCTCGACCGCGACGACATCGCCGAGACCGCCACCGAGGGCAACCTCAGCGCCGCGGCCCAGACCGGCCTGATCCTGCCGAACCAGGAGCGGTACGCCAACCCGGACATCCCCGACAAGGGCATGGTGAAGCAGGACGTCGACGCCGCGAAGGCGTCGTTCGCGAAGTCCGGGTGGGTCGAGCAGGGCGGCAAGATCGTCAAGGACGGCAAGCAGCTCGCCATCACGATCACCACGGCGAACGGGTACGCGGACTGGCTCCGAGCCGCGCAGGAGGTCCGCCGCGACCTCACCGCCATCGGCGTCTCCGTCACCATCAAGGCCCCGCAGCCGGCCGGGTACCAGCAGGCGATCAACAACGGCGACTTCGACATGGCGATGGGCGGCATGGGCAACGGCGACGTGTACCAGGCGTTCAACTCGCTGATGTCGACCGAGTTCTACCAGCCCGTCGGCAAGCCCACCGTGAACAACTACGAGCGGTACCGGGACCCGGCCACCCAGCGCCTGCTCGACGAGTACAAGGCGACGACCGACACCGCCCGCCAGCAGCAGATCCTCGACCAGCTGCAGACCATCGTGTACGACCAGCTGCCGGTGATCGGCATGTACCACGGCGGACTCTGGGGCCTGTTCAACACCGGCAAGTTCGTCGGGTGGCCGAGCGCGGAGGACCCCTACATGGCCCCGCAGAACTACGACTCGGCGCCGCTGCTGATCTTCACGAAGCTGCGACTGCGTGACAGCGCCGCCGGCCGGGAGATCCTGAAGGAACAGGACGACGCCAAGTGAAGTACATCCTGCAGAAACTCGTCCTCTTCGTCCTGACCCTCTGGGCCGCGGTCACGCTGAACTTCGTGCTCCCGCGCCTCATGCCGGGCAGCCCGAGCGACGCGGCCCTGGCGAAGCTCAGCCAGAACGGCCCCGTCACCGACGCCACCCGCAAGGCCATCGAGGCGCAGCTCGGCGTCCCGACCGGCAACCTGTGGGACCAGTACGTCAGCTACCTGCACCAGGTCATCACGCTCGACTTCGGGACGAGCTACACGTTCTACCCGCAGCCGGTCGGCGACCTCGTCGGCAAGGCCCTGCCGTACACGCTGATCCTGGTCGGCGTCGTGACGATCCTGGCGTTCGTCCTCGGCACCCTGATCGGTGTCGGCGCCGCCTGGAAGCGCGGCACCTGGCTCGACTCGCTCCCCACCCTGTCCGGCTCGTTCATGTCGACGTTCCCGTACTTCTGGACGGCGCTGCTCCTGCTGTTCTTCCTCGGCTACGTCCTGCACTGGTTCCCGACCACCGGCGCGTACTCGGCGACGACCACCCCGGGCCTCTCCGGAGCCTTCGTGGGTGATGCCCTGCAACACGCGGTCCTGCCGGCGGTCACGATCCTGGTGACGAGCCTCGGTGGCTGGATCATCGGCATGCGCAACGCGATGATCAACACCCTCGGTGACGACTACGTCACCTTCGCCGAGGCGAACGGCCTCCGCGGTCGCACCGTCGCGATCCGGTACGCCGCCCGCAACGCGATCCTGCCGAACCTCACCGGCTTCGGCCTCGCCCTCGGCGGGGTGGTCGGCGGCTCGGTGCTCGTCGAGCAGGTGTTCGGCTACCCGGGCATCGGCTACCTGCTGTTCAACGCCGTCATCGGGCAGGACTACCCGCTCATGCAGGCACTCTTCCTGATGATCACCGTGTCGGTGCTCATCGCCAACTTCATCGTGGACGTGCTGTACGGCGTCCTGGACCCGAGGACGCGCCGATGACCACGATCGCAGTACGCACGCAAGAACCCGAACAGCAGGCCCCGTCCAAGCTCCGGTCCGCCGCCCGCCAGTTCGGCGTCGTCTGGTCGAACACCAAGGCCCGGATCGGCATCGTCATCCTGGCCGTGTTCGTCCTCGTCGCGATCCTGGCACCGCTCCTCGCCCCGTACGGCGCCAGCCAGAACGGTTTCGCCCGGTCCGCCGACGCGACGCCCGACCACTGGATGGGCACCACCGCCGCCGGCGAGGACGTCCTGTCCCAGCTCATCTACGGCGCCCGCATCTCGGTGATGGTCGGCGCGGTCGCGGGCATCCTGTCCACGCTCGTCGCCGTCGCGATCGGCCTCAGCTGGGGCTACGTCCGTGGGTGGATCGCCGAGGTCATCGGCTTCGTCGTGAACCTGTTCCTGGTGATCCCGGGCCTGCCGCTCATGATCGTCATCGCGGCCTACCTGCAGAACGGCGGGATCGCGGTCATCATCGCGGTGATCGTCGTCACCGGCTGGGCCTGGGGCGCGCGCGTCCTGCGCAGCCAGACGCAGTCCCTCCGCGGTCGTGACTTCGTCACCGCCGCCCAGTTCTCCGGCGAGGGCGCGACCCGCATCGTGTTCCGCGAGATCCTGCCGAACATGACGAGCCTCATCGTCGGCAGCTTCTTCGGTGCCGCGACGAGCGCGATCCTGGCGGAGGCCGGCCTCGAGTTCCTGGGCCTCGGCGACTCCTCGATCGTCAGCTGGGGCACGATCCTCTACTGGGCGCAGAACTCCAACGCGCTGCTCACCGGCCAGTGGATCCTGCTGTTCGCACCGGGTCTCTGCATCGCCCTCCTGGCGATGAGCCTGACCCTCATCAACTTCGGCGTCGACGCCGTGTCCAACCCGCGGCTGCGCGAGGGCGCGCGCCCGAAGCGCAAGGAGGCGACCGCATGAGCGGCTCACGTTCCGCACCCCAGGACGGACTGGAGGCGCGCACCGGCGCCGCCACGGTCCTCCCGTCCGACGGTCCCACCGGATCCGCCACCGACGTCCTGCTCGACGTCCGCGACCTGTCGGTCGTCTACGAGTCGTCCGGGCAGACCGCCGTCCAGGCGGTCGACCACGTGTCGTTCTCGCTGCGGAAGGGCGAGTTCGTCGGCCTGGTCGGCGAGTCCGGGTCCGGCAAGTCGACGCTCGGCTACGCGCTGACACGGCTGCAGAAGCCGCCCGCGCGGACCAACGGCGGCAGCATCGTGTTCAACGGCCACGACATCCGCGACCTCGGCGACGAGGAGCTCCGGCAGCAGCGCCAGGGCGGCTTCGCGATGGTGCTGCAGTCCGGCATGAACGCGCTGAACCCCGTGCGGACGATCCGCAACCACTTCATCGACGTCTTCAGGGCCCACGGCCACGTGCCGCGCGAGCGGTGGGACAGCCGGATGCGGGAGCTCGTCGGCAAGGTGAAGCTGCCCGACTCGATGCTGGCGCGGTTCCCCGGCGAGCTGTCCGGCGGCATGCGGCAGCGCGTGTCGATCGCCCTGGCGCTGTCCCTCGAGCCGCAGCTCATGGTGTTCGACGAGCCGACCACGGCGCTCGACGTCCTGGTGCAGCACGCGGTGATGGACACGATCATCGAGCTGCAGCGTGCCGAGGGCTTCACGGCCGTGCTCATCAGCCACGACCTCGGCATCGTCCTCGAGGCGACCGAGCGTGTCCTCGTGATGCACGAGGGCCGGATCGTCGAGGACGGCGGATCGCGCGAGATCCTGCGCGACCCGCAGGACGAGTACACGCAGATGCTGCTCTCGCACTACGCCGACCCGCGCGCCGCGGTCGTGAGCCTGCCGGGCTTCCCGGACCGCTCGCTCCGAGCCGAGGCCGGTGAGAAGCGACAGCAGGCGACGTCGTCGTTCAGCACGGTCGGGTCACGGGAGCGCAGTGCCGCCCGGAACCCGATCGTCGTCGACCACCTCGTCAAGACGTACCCGGCGCCCCGTCGTGGCGAGCAGCCGGTGCAGGCGGTGCGCGACGTGTCGTTCACCCTCGAGCCGGGGCAGTCCCTGGCCCTCGTCGGTCAGTCGGGCTCCGGCAAGTCGACCATCGCGAAGGTGCTCACCGGCGTCGAGAAGCCGACGGCCGGCACCGTCCGGTTCGGTGACCTCGACGTCGCGAAGCTCGGGCGGCGGGGCATGCGGGACCTGCGCTCCGAGGTGCAGATGGTCTTCCAGGACCCGTACTCGGCGCTCAACCCACTGCACACGGTGGAGTACACGCTGACCCGTCCGGTCGTGAACTACACCGGGCTCCGCGGTCGCGATGCCCGACGCCGTGTGCTCGAGCTCCTCGAGACGGTGGGCCTGACGCCCGTCGAGCAGTTCGCGCAGAAGCTCCCGCACCAGCTCTCCGGTGGGCAGCGGCAGCGCGTCGTGATCGCCCGGGCGCTCGCGAGCGACCCGCAGGTGATCATCGCCGACGAGCCGGTCTCGATGCTCGACGTGACGCTCCGTGCCGGGGTGCTCGCGCTCCTCGAGGACCTGCGCGAGCAGTGGGGCGTCTCGCTCCTCTACATCACGCACGACCTGCTCAGCGCCCGACTGATCACCGACGACATCATGGTGCTGCACGACGGCGCGGTCGTCGAGCGGGGACGGACGGCCGACGTGCTGCAGCACCCGCAGGACGACTACACGGTGGCGCTCCTCGACGCCG from Curtobacterium sp. MCLR17_032 encodes the following:
- a CDS encoding ABC transporter permease, whose product is MKYILQKLVLFVLTLWAAVTLNFVLPRLMPGSPSDAALAKLSQNGPVTDATRKAIEAQLGVPTGNLWDQYVSYLHQVITLDFGTSYTFYPQPVGDLVGKALPYTLILVGVVTILAFVLGTLIGVGAAWKRGTWLDSLPTLSGSFMSTFPYFWTALLLLFFLGYVLHWFPTTGAYSATTTPGLSGAFVGDALQHAVLPAVTILVTSLGGWIIGMRNAMINTLGDDYVTFAEANGLRGRTVAIRYAARNAILPNLTGFGLALGGVVGGSVLVEQVFGYPGIGYLLFNAVIGQDYPLMQALFLMITVSVLIANFIVDVLYGVLDPRTRR
- a CDS encoding LacI family DNA-binding transcriptional regulator, which translates into the protein MVGVAGQAARGSDRDGRHGVTTQGTAPPTVYDVASAAGVSIATVSRVLRTPDAVREGTRDRVQAAIRSLGYVPSGNARALAGRRTGVVGLLLPGFDVVPDERPDVVTDGGVRIVDDRRHVTQPTSSNLYFDEVLRGAETEAWQRGLALMVAAGRGPSRDVIVNDVAGRVDGLAVLAQTVPDELLEHVARRIPVVVLADDRRSRGFDSISVDNAAGMRTLAAHVIGRLGIRSIAYVAGPVDSPDDQERTAGFKRALEDHGLASAAVRTVHGDFGRVRARELARTLLDERVPRAIVCSNDQSALGVLDAVLARGLRVPDDVVVTGFDGIDAGRYSVPRLTTVHQPMGDLGRAAVRAIVDRLDRRDGPPRAVRLPVEVLLRESCPPSI
- a CDS encoding GntR family transcriptional regulator — encoded protein: MTEPTDAAPVSQTAQLYDNLRAAILTLDIAPGERISERGLEARFHASRTPVRAALSRLEREGLILHEGRSWTVTPIDLDEIASLAELRGVLEPAAARLAVARAQPEALAEVRGHLDALRPTPDQQAGITMGSTFHLDLAALGGNRFVTDAVADALTRLERTRWIEVRTPEARDAAWQEHSDILDAVQQGDADRAAELVAAHVAGTNDRLLGFIAQERRRLRGAGMAIVGAPERLAAGA
- a CDS encoding ABC transporter permease, with the protein product MTTIAVRTQEPEQQAPSKLRSAARQFGVVWSNTKARIGIVILAVFVLVAILAPLLAPYGASQNGFARSADATPDHWMGTTAAGEDVLSQLIYGARISVMVGAVAGILSTLVAVAIGLSWGYVRGWIAEVIGFVVNLFLVIPGLPLMIVIAAYLQNGGIAVIIAVIVVTGWAWGARVLRSQTQSLRGRDFVTAAQFSGEGATRIVFREILPNMTSLIVGSFFGAATSAILAEAGLEFLGLGDSSIVSWGTILYWAQNSNALLTGQWILLFAPGLCIALLAMSLTLINFGVDAVSNPRLREGARPKRKEATA
- a CDS encoding ABC transporter ATP-binding protein, translated to MSGSRSAPQDGLEARTGAATVLPSDGPTGSATDVLLDVRDLSVVYESSGQTAVQAVDHVSFSLRKGEFVGLVGESGSGKSTLGYALTRLQKPPARTNGGSIVFNGHDIRDLGDEELRQQRQGGFAMVLQSGMNALNPVRTIRNHFIDVFRAHGHVPRERWDSRMRELVGKVKLPDSMLARFPGELSGGMRQRVSIALALSLEPQLMVFDEPTTALDVLVQHAVMDTIIELQRAEGFTAVLISHDLGIVLEATERVLVMHEGRIVEDGGSREILRDPQDEYTQMLLSHYADPRAAVVSLPGFPDRSLRAEAGEKRQQATSSFSTVGSRERSAARNPIVVDHLVKTYPAPRRGEQPVQAVRDVSFTLEPGQSLALVGQSGSGKSTIAKVLTGVEKPTAGTVRFGDLDVAKLGRRGMRDLRSEVQMVFQDPYSALNPLHTVEYTLTRPVVNYTGLRGRDARRRVLELLETVGLTPVEQFAQKLPHQLSGGQRQRVVIARALASDPQVIIADEPVSMLDVTLRAGVLALLEDLREQWGVSLLYITHDLLSARLITDDIMVLHDGAVVERGRTADVLQHPQDDYTVALLDAVPNPRRRLTA
- a CDS encoding ABC transporter substrate-binding protein, translating into MTLPPQRTPRRTPRRTPRHARRTRLAVALAGIAVVALAASGCSIQVRSQPDPSIGKDTMLINADHGNPLFDRNFNPYITNARTASKWMYEPLIEVNPLDGKRNPWLASSWAQPDAKTIDMTIRSGVEWSNGDPFTAKDVVFTFDLLKKFPAMDVKGAWQHIDTIEQQGDHVVFHLKSDDVPSLTIIGQTYILGEQHWGKVKDPTTWRDPNPVGTGPFVLGNYTDQQYSMDKNRRYWQADKIAIKHLILPATNTQLDTVTRGYDWSYSFISDVKGTWGAASRTNTWWFPPGGVIGLIPNLTKAPYDDVNVRRGISLALDRDDIAETATEGNLSAAAQTGLILPNQERYANPDIPDKGMVKQDVDAAKASFAKSGWVEQGGKIVKDGKQLAITITTANGYADWLRAAQEVRRDLTAIGVSVTIKAPQPAGYQQAINNGDFDMAMGGMGNGDVYQAFNSLMSTEFYQPVGKPTVNNYERYRDPATQRLLDEYKATTDTARQQQILDQLQTIVYDQLPVIGMYHGGLWGLFNTGKFVGWPSAEDPYMAPQNYDSAPLLIFTKLRLRDSAAGREILKEQDDAK